In one window of Leptospira hartskeerlii DNA:
- a CDS encoding baseplate J/gp47 family protein: MAFGVTPQGFVRKSYADILQALEDRAKLEENFGPEIDLSPYGELGIILQNVAREFDEVWQGLEETYYSKFISQAEGVQLDRIVAQGGLSRIPARKSTVTIKVSGDPGAEVSSGFIVQTPTGVQFEIIEPGLVTNNPTGTDFPFRSIDSGGKTVVAAGTITEIVTQLPGINSVTNSAPSTGGGPIESDAELRQRYKDRGASGGSSLPAIRETLLDVNGVTAVFVYENVKSTVDEGRPPHSIEIVVAGSAINQDIGEAIFRSKPAGIETFAADGPGKQFQDVTDANGQVHTMYWAVPFAKQVFVAVKITKNSEWSAANADVVKTRVVQLVGGVDTIGSESIEYPGLDLGIDVMAWQIIANFDGIKGIEDIKVYLSFTAFGTIPPDPTWVPKLVIDPTQYAETTTANVTVYYTP, from the coding sequence ATGGCATTTGGTGTAACTCCGCAAGGCTTCGTTCGTAAATCGTATGCAGATATTCTTCAGGCTTTAGAAGATAGGGCTAAGCTGGAGGAGAATTTTGGTCCGGAAATCGATCTTTCTCCTTATGGAGAATTAGGAATTATTCTTCAAAACGTTGCTAGAGAATTCGATGAGGTCTGGCAGGGGTTAGAAGAAACATATTATTCAAAATTTATCAGCCAGGCAGAAGGAGTACAGTTAGACCGGATTGTTGCTCAGGGGGGGCTTTCTAGAATTCCTGCAAGAAAATCGACTGTTACTATAAAAGTTTCAGGAGACCCAGGCGCAGAAGTTTCTTCCGGTTTTATTGTACAAACTCCCACTGGAGTTCAATTCGAGATAATCGAGCCTGGGTTAGTGACCAATAATCCTACAGGAACAGATTTCCCTTTTCGTAGTATAGATTCTGGAGGAAAAACTGTAGTGGCAGCTGGAACTATTACGGAAATAGTAACTCAGCTTCCGGGAATTAATTCTGTTACAAACTCTGCCCCTTCTACAGGAGGTGGACCGATCGAGTCTGACGCAGAGTTAAGGCAAAGATATAAAGATAGAGGTGCATCTGGTGGATCTTCTTTACCGGCTATTCGAGAAACCCTTTTAGATGTCAATGGGGTTACTGCGGTCTTTGTTTATGAAAATGTAAAGAGTACAGTGGATGAAGGAAGACCTCCGCATTCGATAGAGATCGTAGTAGCTGGTAGTGCAATAAACCAAGACATTGGTGAAGCAATTTTTCGGTCAAAGCCAGCAGGAATTGAGACTTTTGCAGCCGATGGCCCAGGCAAGCAATTTCAAGATGTTACGGATGCGAATGGGCAAGTTCATACCATGTATTGGGCAGTTCCATTTGCGAAACAAGTTTTCGTTGCAGTAAAAATAACAAAAAATTCTGAGTGGTCCGCTGCGAATGCAGATGTTGTCAAAACGAGGGTAGTGCAGCTTGTGGGAGGGGTTGATACAATCGGATCTGAATCGATTGAATATCCTGGACTCGATTTAGGCATTGATGTAATGGCATGGCAAATCATTGCGAACTTTGATGGGATCAAAGGGATAGAAGATATCAAAGTTTATTTATCTTTTACAGCTTTTGGAACCATTCCTCCCGATCCTACTTGGGTTCCTAAACTGGTTATTGATCCTACGCAATATGCAGAAACGACTACTGCTAATGTTACTGTTTATTATACACCATGA